In Candidatus Bathyarchaeota archaeon, one genomic interval encodes:
- the pth2 gene encoding peptidyl-tRNA hydrolase Pth2 codes for MEGSKKGEFKFKQVIVLRADLKMSGGKAAAQACHASVSACEEARKMNNSWVDQWMKEGQCKIVLKVSSVEELLELERKARESGLPASLISDMGLTEVPPNTITALGIGPAPTVFIDKITGNLPLY; via the coding sequence TTGGAAGGAAGCAAGAAAGGCGAATTCAAGTTTAAGCAGGTCATAGTTTTAAGAGCAGATTTAAAGATGAGCGGCGGGAAGGCGGCCGCTCAAGCTTGTCACGCATCGGTTTCAGCCTGCGAGGAGGCGAGAAAAATGAATAACTCGTGGGTGGATCAATGGATGAAGGAAGGGCAATGCAAGATTGTTTTAAAGGTTTCTTCTGTAGAAGAACTACTTGAACTAGAAAGAAAGGCACGGGAATCTGGGCTCCCAGCTTCGCTTATTTCCGATATGGGTTTAACTGAAGTCCCGCCTAACACAATAACAGCTTTGGGCATAGGTCCGGCCCCAACAGTTTTCATCGACAAGATAACAGGTAATCTTCCACTCTACTGA
- the truD gene encoding tRNA pseudouridine(13) synthase TruD, translating into MPDIEVKLGIEAYASKTPGIGGLIRVSNEDFIVEEILTDGSIASVDTNPPQTPFALDRYVICLLIKNGWETISAVRRIAEALNIPVDQIGFAGLKDAQALTGQYISIGGVSPKKISDLRLNDDVRVYPVKSSSEKISPKNLFGNRFRINVRSIKCHITTTSKRIEKIKRELDDFGGIPNFFGHQRFGTVRPITHLVGYLLLRNEWERAALLYLSSTSPYESHNVSEARRYLQDTRDFRGALKLFPRRLVYERLMLTHLAKYPGDFLGAFRRLPREIRVIFIHAYQSFLFNRFLSERMKRSIPLREVQEGDYVVILDDKGLPTGNYEKTMASNITRIRDGVEKGRMAVCLPLPGFRRCFSGGIQGEIENDVLEEEGVTHESFRVEKMLEISAAGGFRRALSPILNFHAPGEVDRETREVKVHFSFTLQKGSYATVVLREFMKPKFPVEAGF; encoded by the coding sequence GTGCCTGATATCGAGGTAAAACTTGGAATAGAAGCCTATGCTTCAAAGACTCCGGGAATTGGGGGATTAATACGCGTCTCGAATGAGGATTTCATTGTTGAAGAGATATTAACCGATGGCTCCATAGCTTCAGTAGACACCAACCCGCCGCAGACGCCTTTCGCGCTTGATCGCTATGTAATATGCCTCCTAATTAAGAATGGTTGGGAGACTATTTCCGCCGTTCGTAGAATAGCAGAGGCACTCAACATACCTGTGGATCAGATAGGTTTTGCAGGCCTAAAAGATGCTCAAGCACTAACAGGACAATACATAAGTATAGGAGGAGTCTCACCTAAGAAGATCTCAGATCTCAGATTAAATGATGATGTAAGAGTTTACCCAGTTAAATCTTCTTCAGAAAAGATTTCGCCAAAAAATCTTTTTGGCAACCGGTTTAGGATTAATGTGCGATCAATAAAGTGCCACATAACAACCACATCTAAGAGAATTGAGAAGATAAAAAGGGAACTTGACGATTTTGGAGGGATACCGAACTTCTTCGGCCACCAACGTTTTGGAACGGTGAGACCGATTACGCATCTGGTAGGCTACCTTCTCCTCAGGAATGAGTGGGAGAGGGCGGCGCTTCTCTATCTCTCATCCACGAGCCCCTATGAATCACACAATGTAAGTGAGGCGAGAAGATACCTGCAAGATACGAGAGACTTCAGGGGGGCACTTAAATTGTTCCCGAGGAGATTGGTGTATGAGAGGTTAATGTTGACGCATCTTGCTAAATATCCAGGCGACTTCCTAGGGGCATTCAGAAGGTTGCCGAGAGAAATAAGGGTAATCTTCATTCATGCCTATCAGTCATTTCTCTTCAACCGCTTTCTCAGCGAAAGGATGAAAAGATCTATCCCGCTTAGGGAGGTGCAGGAGGGAGATTACGTTGTTATTTTAGATGATAAGGGGCTACCAACAGGCAATTATGAGAAAACGATGGCAAGCAACATAACGCGAATAAGAGATGGCGTTGAAAAGGGTAGGATGGCGGTCTGTTTACCGCTGCCTGGTTTTAGACGGTGTTTTTCTGGTGGAATACAAGGGGAGATCGAGAACGATGTACTCGAAGAGGAGGGGGTCACCCACGAATCTTTCCGCGTCGAGAAGATGCTTGAGATTAGTGCGGCGGGAGGATTTAGGAGAGCTTTGAGTCCTATATTAAACTTCCACGCACCTGGGGAGGTTGACCGTGAAACGCGAGAGGTTAAAGTTCACTTTAGCTTTACACTTCAGAAAGGATCATATGCAACTGTCGTTCTCAGAGAGTTTATGAAGCCGAAATTTCCGGTCGAAGCAGGCTTCTAA
- the aspS gene encoding aspartate--tRNA(Asn) ligase: MTGGKEENWHRTHYSTDITPEMDGSEVIVLGWVREIRNLGGIRFIVLQDKKGKIQVTVSKNEVEREVMEKTDSLHRQDCIGVKGTVKKMDKAPRGVELIPKSIKVLGVAKHPLPIDISGRTPAEIDVRLDSRALDLCSDRNQAIFRIRHVALQTIRNFLSENGFLEVHTPKIIASATEGGAALFPILYFEREAFLAQSPQLYKEELVISFERVFEIGPAFRAEKSHTRRHITEFTSVDIEEAFADAEKVMTLAEELIRKLCIVINEECREDLQILKSRVEIPEVPFKRLTYDKVIEELKKEGVKIDWGEDIPTVAFKVLGKLHPYFYFITDWPSRLKPFYIKPRDDNPQLSEGFDLMWRWIEIASGGTRVHNKDLLIQRLKEQGLQPESFKYHLQSFDYGMPPHAGWAIGLERLIMMLTGIKNIREVIFFPRDRFRLTP, encoded by the coding sequence ATGACAGGCGGCAAAGAAGAAAACTGGCATAGAACACATTATTCGACTGATATTACTCCAGAAATGGATGGCTCCGAAGTTATTGTACTCGGCTGGGTGAGAGAAATCCGAAATCTTGGCGGAATAAGATTTATTGTTCTGCAGGATAAGAAAGGGAAAATCCAGGTAACAGTCTCAAAGAATGAGGTTGAAAGGGAAGTCATGGAGAAAACGGATTCACTACATAGGCAAGACTGTATAGGTGTAAAAGGCACCGTCAAAAAGATGGATAAAGCTCCTAGAGGGGTTGAGTTAATACCAAAAAGCATCAAGGTATTAGGAGTAGCAAAGCACCCTCTTCCCATTGACATTTCCGGAAGAACCCCGGCAGAAATCGATGTCAGATTAGATTCGAGAGCACTGGATTTATGCAGTGATAGAAATCAAGCGATCTTCAGAATTCGGCATGTGGCTTTGCAGACAATCCGCAATTTTTTATCAGAAAATGGGTTCTTAGAGGTACATACCCCTAAAATAATTGCTTCGGCGACAGAAGGCGGAGCAGCCCTCTTTCCAATACTATATTTTGAGCGTGAAGCATTCTTAGCGCAGAGTCCACAGCTGTATAAGGAGGAATTGGTAATATCCTTTGAGAGGGTCTTTGAGATTGGTCCTGCATTCAGGGCAGAAAAATCACATACACGGAGACACATCACAGAGTTTACATCGGTCGACATTGAAGAAGCTTTTGCAGACGCTGAGAAGGTTATGACTTTAGCTGAAGAACTTATCCGCAAACTTTGCATCGTAATCAATGAGGAATGCCGAGAAGATCTCCAAATATTAAAAAGCAGAGTTGAAATACCTGAGGTTCCATTTAAACGCTTAACGTATGATAAGGTCATCGAGGAGCTGAAAAAAGAAGGTGTTAAGATAGACTGGGGAGAAGATATTCCAACAGTAGCTTTCAAAGTTTTGGGTAAACTCCATCCATACTTCTACTTCATAACAGACTGGCCTAGCAGGCTCAAACCCTTCTACATCAAGCCTCGCGATGATAATCCTCAACTGAGCGAAGGTTTTGATCTTATGTGGCGTTGGATAGAGATCGCATCTGGTGGTACACGTGTACATAACAAGGATCTTCTAATCCAGAGGCTTAAAGAGCAGGGCTTACAGCCTGAATCGTTCAAATATCACCTTCAATCTTTCGATTACGGCATGCCGCCACACGCCGGATGGGCCATAGGCCTTGAGAGGCTTATCATGATGTTGACTGGTATTAAGAATATTAGGGAAGTAATCTTCTTTCCAAGAGACAGGTTTAGACTGACACCCTAA
- the albA gene encoding DNA-binding protein Alba, which produces MAESNSVLIGRKPVMNYVLACITLFHSGAKEVNIKARGRAISRAVDVVEITRRRFLPDVKVRNITIGTEQVTAKQGGEGGEASTNVSTIEITLTR; this is translated from the coding sequence ATGGCAGAAAGCAATTCAGTGCTGATTGGACGTAAGCCCGTAATGAACTATGTCCTCGCATGCATCACCCTGTTTCACAGCGGAGCTAAAGAAGTCAACATCAAGGCAAGAGGACGAGCGATAAGCAGAGCCGTCGATGTTGTCGAGATCACTAGGCGAAGATTTCTACCAGACGTTAAGGTACGCAACATCACAATCGGTACGGAGCAGGTAACGGCAAAGCAAGGCGGCGAGGGGGGCGAAGCGTCCACAAACGTCAGCACAATAGAGATAACATTGACGCGTTAA
- a CDS encoding 50S ribosomal protein L40e, with product MPITDPFKRSLAQKKRLNLKICRECGVRNAPTAKKCRKCRSKNLRWKKKEKTR from the coding sequence ATGCCGATAACTGATCCGTTCAAGAGAAGCTTAGCTCAAAAAAAGAGGTTGAACTTAAAGATATGCCGAGAATGCGGAGTTAGAAATGCTCCTACAGCTAAGAAATGTAGAAAGTGTAGAAGCAAGAATCTACGATGGAAGAAAAAGGAAAAAACACGTTGA